The Wolbachia endosymbiont of Ctenocephalides felis wCfeT genomic interval TGCCATCCGGTGAACATAATAATTATGGAAGCAAGTATGGCAGCTATGGAACCCAAAATATCTCCAATCACATGCAATACAGCACTTTTTATGTTTATATTATTCTCGCATTTACTGTGTAATATGAAAAAGACTATTATGTTTGAAATCAGGCCAAGTGTAGCAACAGTCATCATTATCTTCCATTCAACATTAACCGGGTAGATAAACCTTTTTACTGATTCAAACATAATAACTATTGCAATGAGGAATAAGGTTAAACCATTAACAAATGCTGAAATTATTTGCAGTCGATGATATCCATATGATCTCTGTAAATCAGATTTCTTAGCTGAAAATTTATGCGCTGCCCAGCTTAAAACTAATGCAAATAGATCAGTGAGCATATGTCCAGCATCTGAGAGCAATGCGAGTGAATTTGAAATTATTCCACCTACTATTTCCATAAACATTGTTATTGCAACTATAATTATGGAATAGATCAAACGTTTTGATTCTGCTGCTGAATGTTTTCCGTTATGCACTGCTGTCATATAAAACTTTATAAACAAAAAGTGTAGGTAATAATATCAAAAAACTTGCCCTTTAACTGTATAAAAGTCAATAATAATTTCTTTTCCCTCATATACTTAAATTATACACTTGTCATTTACTTTTAAAAGCTCCTGTAGTGAACTGCTGTATGTATTTGTTTTTAGTGTTCTGTATTTCCTGAACAGTTCCATAAAAGATAATCTCTCCTTCATATAGCACTGCTATTTTATCTGCTATTTTAAACGCACTATGAATGTCATGTGTTATTGTGATAATGGTATGCTTGGATAATTTTATTATGATATCATTTACAATATCTGACATAATTGGATCTAATCCTGAAGTTGGTTCGTCAAGAATTAGAATTTCTGGATTGTGTGCAATCGCTCTTGCAAGCGCTACTCTTTTTTTCATGCCTCCCGATAATTCTATTGGAAACATATCTGCTATACCTTCTTCCAACCCAACGTCTCTCAGCTTTTCAATTACTAATTGTTTTGCTTCTTTTTTGCTAATATTAAAGCGCTTTTTGTAATTAAAAGATATATTTTCCCATACTGTAACATAGTCAAATAAGGCAGAGTTTTGAAATAAAACGCCAAAATTATTTTTGTTTTTGCTGTTTATTTTTATCGAGCCAGAATCTGGTGATAACAAGCCAATAATTGTTTTTGTTAGCACAGATTTACCACTTCCAGAACCTCCAAGTATTACCAGTGACTCTCCCCTTAATATGTCAAAACTTAGATTGTTCAATACTGTTTTATCATTAAATGATAGATTCAAATTTGATATTGATATTATGGGATCATGCATAGATTAGAGTAATTAGGTAGTTTATTAGAATTATCAGTATGGATGATATAACAACTGTTGATGTTGTGGCTATTCCAACTCCTCGAGCACCTTCTCTGCAGTGGTAACCATAATAGCAACTTGTAATGGAAATTATAGCGCCAAAAGCAGTTGCTTTCACTAGTCCAGTAAAAAAATCGTATGTATTAAAGAATTGGGCTGTGTATTTTATATATATATTTGCATTATGGTGAAATTCAAAGACTGCTGTAACGTATCCTCCAAACAACCCTATTAGATCTGCACATATTATAAGTATAGGGAATACTATTACTGATGCTAAGATTCTTGGTGCAATCAAATATTTAAAAGGATTAATATTTAAAGTTGTAAGAGCATCTATTTGTTCAGTAAGGCGCATTGTACCAACTTCTGCTGCAATTGATGACCCGACTTTCCCTACCATTATTAAGCTAATCAAAACTGGGCCAAGCTCTTTTATAATAGTAATTGTAACGATTTTGGGTACCACTTGTTCTGGATTGAGCAATGAACCGCTTATACTACTCTGTAAAACTATTACTGCCCCTATAAAAATTCCAGTTAATCCAACAATTGGCAGAGAAAAGAACCCTATCTCTATAATTTGTCTTGCTACATTACTGAAATAATATGGTGGAACAAAGCAGTGATATATAGATTGAATGAAGAATACGAACGCGCTACCCAGCCTCAACAAAAAATTGATGAAATATCTACCAATTATTCTAACGCTATTTATGTCAAAAAAGCTCACTTTATTTATCTTAGCTAGAAACTAGTTTTACTTATTTTACTAAAATTTTTATTAACTACACTGTAAAGTATAATTTATATATGCTTTGAGCTCAATGTTTCTTAGTGCTTTTTGTACAAAATTCTAAAACTTAAGGTAAAGAAAGTGCTGTAAAGTAAGGAAAAAAGGCTTAAGCAAGAAAGACTAGAAATATTTTACTTAAAAATGTATGTTATTTTATTTAGAATATCTTAACTTGTTTGTTTATAACTTCTCAGTGCTACAAAAATTTTACAGCATTATTTATTGTCTTTATCGTGCTTTAATTGACACAATTGATAACGATGGAATGGAACATGCGGGATATTTATCATTTTTAATCTTGCTATCGATATTTCCATTTCTCATTGTTTTGATAGCTTTAGCGTCAACATTCGCAAGCTTCTTAGATCAATATAACATGGGTTGGTCATCTATTATTGATAGTATGCCCCACGAAATTTTAGCACCTTTAATGCCGAGAATTAAAGAGATAATCTCAGGTCCACCGCAAAATTTACTAACTTTGGCAATTGTGGGTTCTATTTGGACGGCTTCATCAGCAGTTGAAGGGTTGAGAACAATATTGAATAAAGCCTATAAAGTCCCAGTTTCACCACCATATATATTAAGAAGAGTATTAAGCATATTACAGTTTTTAGTAATTACACTTGTTGTTACCTTAACCATAGTATTTTCTACATTAATACCAATGCTAATTGATTTTTCCAATCAAGGAATGAGTTATACTAAGTACTTTTTCACGGAATTTGTGCTATTTGTTGTGGTATCATGGCTATATTTCATGCTGCCAAATGTAAAACACAGTCCATCAGATATATTTCCTGGATCTTGTGTAGCTGTTATTCTTTGGACGATTTCTGCTTCAGCCTTTAAGCAATACTTAAAAATCTCTTTTTACCAGCTAAATATGATATATGGTAGCTTAGGAGGTATAATAGCATCTTTACTATTTTTTTATATGCTAAGTTTAATTTTTATATATGGAGCAAAATTTAATTTCCAGCTAAAATACTTTAATGAATCTCGCTAAGGAAAAAAGAGGATGGGTAAATTAGAAGGTAGAGTAGCTTTAATTACTGGAGCATCAGGTGGAATTGGCTCTGCTGTTGCAAAAAGATTTGTAAAAGAGGGAGCTAATGTAATCCTGGTTTCAAGAGCTATTGACCACCTTAATCCGCTATATGAAGAAATTGGAAAACTTAAAGAGTTTAGAGAAGGCTCTGTTAAGCTTATACAGCTTGATCTTTTGGATTTTGAGAATGTAAAATTACTACCAGGTATGATAGAAAACCTAAAACTATCAGAGTCTAGAGCTCTTGACATATTGGTTGCATGTACGGGGATGCTAGGCAAACTAACTCCAATTGGTGATTCTGCAGTTGAAGAGTTTCATAATGTAATGGATACAAATTTTAATGCCAATTGGTATTTACTGAAGAGCTTAGATCAAATATTAAAAAAATCCAATGCTGGAAGGGTAATATTTGTCACCTCTGAGGTAACTCTTTCCCCCTCTTCTTATCCATACTGGATTCCATACGCTGCAAGCAAAGCAGCACTAGAAATAATGGTTAAGATATATGCATCTGAAACAAAACATGCGAAATTATGTGTAAATGCTTTATATCCCAATGGCCCTGTTGGTAGCAGTATATATGAACAAGCATTTCCTGGAAAAGAGATATCTGAATTAACATTACCTGATGAGCTAACAGACAAGTTTGTAGAATGTGCTTCTGAAAATTACAGCGCTTCAGGGGAAGTTTTGCCGCTTAATTAGTTGTATCCATTCAGCCGGGCGGTAAAATAAAGAGTAGACAAGGAATGCTAAAAAGGTAAACTAGAGTGGCTATGAGGTAATATGGTTGATCTTTTAGAATTTTGCGAAAGTTTAAGCAGACTATAGAAAAGTTAGAAACAAAAATAGAAGAGCTTAAAGCAGAAAATAAAGCGCTAAGGATCGAAAACGCTGAGTTAAAAGAAAGGCTTGGCTTAAGTTCAAAAAATTCATCTATACCAAGCTCCAAAGAATTATATAAGATGAGGGAAAATAAGCCAAAAAGTGACAGGAAAGTAGGAGCACAGGTTGGACATAAAGGCAGTTACCGCCCTAAAATGGAGGCAGATGAGATGGTAAAAATAGAACTGCCCAATACGTGTGAGTGCGGAGGAGAAATTGCGGTATCAAAAGATCCGTATACTCATCAAAAGGTCGATTTGCCGGAAATCAAGCCGTATGTAGTTGAATATCAACTAGAGCATGGACGTTGCAAAAGATGTGGAAAAAGAAAAAGTAGCAAGCTACAAGAAGGAGTAACTGCGGACACATTTGGTCCAAGAGTTAAGTCAGTAATTGCAGCATTAAGTGGATTTTACAAGAATTCGAAAAAAGAAGTGGCAAATATTATAAAGGACATTTTCAACCTGGATATCAGCGTCGGTAGTGTATCAAATAGCGAGGCTAGAGTGGCAGAAAAATGCCAAGAAGCATATGAGCAAATTGAGGAAGAGGTAAGCAAGAGCAAAATTTTACATATCGATGAAACTAGCCATTACAACAAAGGTAAACAGGGCTGGTGCTGGATGTTTGCGAGCAAAATAGGAAGTGTGATCAAATTGACAGAGTCAAGAGGGATGAAAGTCCTGGAAAATAGTAAATTTGGAAAGAATAACAACCTAGTAGTGACCGACAGATATGCAGCTTACAACTACTTTTCCAGCAAGAAAAGGCAGGTCTGTTGGGCACATTTAGCAAGAGATTTTGAAAGGTTGTCTCATAGTTGGAATAGCGAAGTGAAAGTTTTGGGGTATTATTTAAGGAATGTTGCTACTGAATTATTTGCATTGAAAAAAGCTCTGTTAAAGGATGAAATAGACACATTAAGGTTCATAAGAAGAGCAAGAAAATTACGCAAGCGAACGAGATATTACTTAAAGAATATATCAAATTTACCCGAGGCAATTGGAGCGTCTCGAGTAGCAAAAAATATCATGAAATCGGATCTGATGATGTGGAAATTTTTGGACGATCCAGAAAATATTCCACTGACAAACAACTATGCTGAGCGACAGATTCGGCATTACGTTGTTTACCGAAAAGTTTCATATTTTACACAATCGAAACGGGGAAATATGTTTCTTGAGAGGATAATTTCATTGTACTTGACTTGGAGGCAAAAGAAGTTAAATCCTTTTCAAAACCTACTGGCTATTGCTTCTTAAGCCATACACCTGAATGGATACTAATTAGTTAGCTTCAGTAGGACACCCAGTTGGACCCATGAGAACTACTTGCTCGCCTTCCTTTAAATACCTGCAAAGATTGGTAGAACCACCAGTTTCAAGAATAATAGTAGAGATTATCCCTTTTTCCTTATCTACTTCAGTACCTGTTACTGCCATTCCTTCCATAGCAAATGTTATATCACTTTTGCTATTCATCTCAAAATTTTGCAATCTAAAAAATTGCCCTGGCTTAAAATTTTTTGCTGCAAGTGGTGCTTTAATTACTATTTCTATAACTTTATTAGTTAAATATTGAACTTTTATAACCTTTGCGGTGAATTGTTCTTTAATTTTATTAAAGAATGCCTTATTAGCCATTGCCACTGAAGTAGGAGTGTGAGTAGTGTCATCCCAGTGCTTGACACTGGGATCCAGAAATTTTGATTGTGCATGGCCAACAAATGTAAAAGTTGTTTTGAATGGGATGGAGCAAAGACTGGATCCCAGTGTCAAGCACTGGGATGACACCATATTTGAGTTCACATCATGATGTTCATGCAGTTGTGTGCTTGGTACTGGCTTATTATGAAATTGCTCATTTCCATTTAAGAGCTGAGAAATAATAGGATAGCCATTCTTGGCACTGGCCATGGCTTTTACAACACTGCCGCTATATGAGGGATGAAGATCGCCGAAAAAGCTAATTGCCTTACTGCCTTGTTTATAAGCTAATATCCTATCTTTACTCTCCATCTTAGGGGAAAATATTGGATCTATCTCTTCTCCAAAAGAATTTAAGTGAGTGAAATACCCATTACTTAATTTAAAATGTTCTTTATCTTCAGCTGCAACAACTGTATTTGGTTCAGTACCTGCTGCTATAAAAATAGAGCGCGCTTTTATGTATTTTACTTCAGCAGATTTTGTATCTGTCACTTTTATTGACTCAGCGTGATTATGTTTGTCTGTCATAATTTCAACTGGTTCTAAGTTTTCAATAAAATACACTCCCTCTGAAAGCGCATTTTGCACTTCTTCACTATTTAATCGATAGCTTGGTGACTCTCTCAACTCTTTTCTATATATAACCTTTGCTCCTCCTAAGCTCTGCATGAGCTCTAATATTTTTGCCTTTCTGTTTTCTTGTTTTGCTAATTCTTGTTCTTTTCTAAACAATCGTGCATGTGCTATAAACTCGTTCGCAATTTCATGCTCTTCCTCTGTCCAATCCTTTTCAACGTAATCTTTGCTATATTTATCTACTAGTGCCTCATATCGATGGAGAAACTTTTCCACTTGAACTGGATAATATGCTAAAGCTTCAGTGGCAGTGTCAATTGCTGTCAGCCCCGCACCAATTACCACTATTGGCATACGAACTTGTAGATTTGCTATAGAATCAGATTTTAAAGCGCCAGTAAGTTGCAATGACATAAGAAAATCAGATGCCATACGCACTCCACGAGCTAGCATATTTTTTATTTTTATCATTCGTGGTTTGCCAGAGCCAAGTGCCAGAGCTATATGATCGAACCCTAAGTTAAATGCATCATCAACGGTAATCGTACCACCAAAACGAATGCCTCCGTAAATTGCAAAATTTTTGCGCCTTTCAAGTAACAATCTAATAATCTTCAAATAATTCTTATCCCACCTGGAAGTGATGCCATACTCTTCTACTCCGCCAAATCCACTAGCTATGCGCTCACTTAATTTTTCATATTTAAAATTTTTAATTAGCTGAAAATTATCATGCAAAGGCTCAATTTTTAACCCATCTATAGCAACAACATTATGTCCATCGTTTAGCAAGTGATGAGCTAAATTAAAGCCCGCCGGACCAAGGCCTACAACTAGCACATTTTTTCCAGTGCTTTCTTTGGGCAATGGACGTTGAAAATTTAAAGGATTCCAACGACTGAGCAAAGAATATATTTCAAATCCATACGGTAAATTGAGCACATCATCTAAAATTCTCGTCTCAATCATTGGTACGTTTACAGGTTCTTGTTTCTGATATATGCACGAATTCATGCAGTCATTACATATTCTATTTCCAGTTGCAGCACACAATGAATTATCTATCATCACAATTGCCAAGCTTGCTATGCTATATCCTTCGCTTTTCACTAGATTCATTTCAGATATTTTTTGTTCTAGTGGGCAGCCATGCAGCTTTACTTTGAGTGGAGATTTTTTGAAAGTACTGTTATCACTCGTTAGTCCCTTTGAGCAGCTATCCTTATTCTGCTTGTGGCAGAATATGCAGTAATTAGCGTTATCTAATGCCTTATCTAAACTCGTTTTTTCATTTGTTAGGTCAAAACCGTATCGCCTTTTTGTTTCATTTGAGTATAGCACTTCAACTTCATCAACTTCTTTTTTGGATAATGACACAAGATTTTCATGGTCGATTTTTTTATGAATATTAAAGAGTATACTCTGCCTATTTTTCACTCTCCATGCTGCGTACTGCGCTGCAAATTCTATTTCCTCTTTATAATTTTCTTGATCTCCAAACCAGCGCATCACTTGTTCAGCAAAAGCTTTCTCCGTTATCGGTCTAGTGAAAAATTGGTTTAATTTTTCAGTAATATAATCAATATCTATACTTGCCACATCAGCATATTTCTTTAATGCATAACGTTGAACAAATAACCTTTTGCATTTATATAATTCAGCAAATTCATGGTGTTTTTTCTTAAGTTCTTCTACTTCTTCTTTAATATTGAAAAGTTTTGCAATAAATTCATCAAGTAAGTATGAAAGATCTATAATTAACTGACTATTATCTGTCATCCCAGTAGCTGACACACAGTTGTACGAACATTGTGACATTAGCTCTAAAATGGTGTCATTCCAGTGCTTGACACTGGAATCCAGTCTTTTTGCCATTCCATTCAAAACAACTTTTACGTTTGTTGGCCGCACCCAATCAAGATTTCTGGATCCCAGTGTCAAGCACTGGGATGACATAGGAAGAGAAGATCCCAATGTCACGCGCTGGGATGACATAGGAAAAGAACCTGCTTTTTCTCTTGCCTTAATCAACGAGTGAAATAAATTCTCATCACGCAATTTAACATAATCAAGAAAAGCTTCATCAATCTCGACTAATCCATCACGAGTATATAAACTTTGAAAAGAAACTAATTGTTGCATTATCTTGTTTCCATACAAGAGATGGAATTAATTTATAGAAGAGATCAAATTTCTTAGTGTAAAATCTCAATCCTTAATTATAAGGATTTATTTGTTTATGCGCAACTATACATTATATTAAAATTGTAGTATTTACAGTAAAAAGCTATTTCATACTTTAACGGAGGTAATGGATGAAATTCACAGTAACTACGTCTCTAGACAGTGAAAAGATTGACTTTCTGTCTGAAAAACTTAATGAGGAATTTATTGATAAAGGTGCATGCTCTCAATTTGCCTTCTTTACTCACGATGAAAATGATCAGGTAATAGCTGGTTGTAGTGGATTAGTAATATATGGTTCAATTTATACTGACCTGCTCTGGGTACATCAAGATCACAGAAAAAAGGGGTTGGGTTATCAACTTATGGAAAAAGTTCATGAGTATGGTCGTAATATGCACTGTAAAATAGCAACTCTTGTCACTATGAGCTTTCAAGGTGCAAAAGGATTTTATGAAAATCTTGGATACGAATGCGATTTTGAGCGCTCAGGTTACGTTGATGATTCAACTTTAATGTTCTTAAAGAAAATATTGTAAACGAATTAGGTGACTTTTACAATCCTATGACTTGATCCACAACTGTACGAATTTTGTGTTTTAGGCCATTTACCAACAAAAGGGTGTCATACCAGTGCCCAGACACTGGTATCCAGCCTTTAAATTCCATTCAAAATAACTTTTATATTCATCATTTATGCCCAATTGAAACTCCTGGATTCTAGCGTCACGCGCTAGAATGGCTTTGTTGCATAGCTAAAGTAAAAAGAACTGGGAGTTACTGACGAAATTCATTATAAACAGGCATTTAACCGACAAAGGAAAAATATGCCAGTCAAAATGAAAGTCAGTAACTGCTACGAATATAACAAATTTCTCCAAGAAAGAGGAAATATTTTTTATTACGTCAACGATGCCATAGAAAATTGGTACGAAAAAAGTCCCAAAATGGCCGGTAGCAACAATATTTATAGTGATAAAGTCGTAATTCTA includes:
- a CDS encoding cation diffusion facilitator family transporter — encoded protein: MTAVHNGKHSAAESKRLIYSIIIVAITMFMEIVGGIISNSLALLSDAGHMLTDLFALVLSWAAHKFSAKKSDLQRSYGYHRLQIISAFVNGLTLFLIAIVIMFESVKRFIYPVNVEWKIMMTVATLGLISNIIVFFILHSKCENNINIKSAVLHVIGDILGSIAAILASIIIMFTGWQIIDPILSVFVSVIILNSGYKILKNSCHILLEGTPDGICTEKIKDRITLELPEVIDVHHIHAWSLSDNYLIITMHAKVTQSAKHTDVLYEIKKILLNQFAIAHSTVEIEHDECVDHKILKH
- a CDS encoding YihY/virulence factor BrkB family protein, which produces MLQKFYSIIYCLYRALIDTIDNDGMEHAGYLSFLILLSIFPFLIVLIALASTFASFLDQYNMGWSSIIDSMPHEILAPLMPRIKEIISGPPQNLLTLAIVGSIWTASSAVEGLRTILNKAYKVPVSPPYILRRVLSILQFLVITLVVTLTIVFSTLIPMLIDFSNQGMSYTKYFFTEFVLFVVVSWLYFMLPNVKHSPSDIFPGSCVAVILWTISASAFKQYLKISFYQLNMIYGSLGGIIASLLFFYMLSLIFIYGAKFNFQLKYFNESR
- a CDS encoding GNAT family N-acetyltransferase — translated: MKFTVTTSLDSEKIDFLSEKLNEEFIDKGACSQFAFFTHDENDQVIAGCSGLVIYGSIYTDLLWVHQDHRKKGLGYQLMEKVHEYGRNMHCKIATLVTMSFQGAKGFYENLGYECDFERSGYVDDSTLMFLKKIL
- a CDS encoding FAD-dependent oxidoreductase produces the protein MQQLVSFQSLYTRDGLVEIDEAFLDYVKLRDENLFHSLIKAREKAGSFPMSSQRVTLGSSLPMSSQCLTLGSRNLDWVRPTNVKVVLNGMAKRLDSSVKHWNDTILELMSQCSYNCVSATGMTDNSQLIIDLSYLLDEFIAKLFNIKEEVEELKKKHHEFAELYKCKRLFVQRYALKKYADVASIDIDYITEKLNQFFTRPITEKAFAEQVMRWFGDQENYKEEIEFAAQYAAWRVKNRQSILFNIHKKIDHENLVSLSKKEVDEVEVLYSNETKRRYGFDLTNEKTSLDKALDNANYCIFCHKQNKDSCSKGLTSDNSTFKKSPLKVKLHGCPLEQKISEMNLVKSEGYSIASLAIVMIDNSLCAATGNRICNDCMNSCIYQKQEPVNVPMIETRILDDVLNLPYGFEIYSLLSRWNPLNFQRPLPKESTGKNVLVVGLGPAGFNLAHHLLNDGHNVVAIDGLKIEPLHDNFQLIKNFKYEKLSERIASGFGGVEEYGITSRWDKNYLKIIRLLLERRKNFAIYGGIRFGGTITVDDAFNLGFDHIALALGSGKPRMIKIKNMLARGVRMASDFLMSLQLTGALKSDSIANLQVRMPIVVIGAGLTAIDTATEALAYYPVQVEKFLHRYEALVDKYSKDYVEKDWTEEEHEIANEFIAHARLFRKEQELAKQENRKAKILELMQSLGGAKVIYRKELRESPSYRLNSEEVQNALSEGVYFIENLEPVEIMTDKHNHAESIKVTDTKSAEVKYIKARSIFIAAGTEPNTVVAAEDKEHFKLSNGYFTHLNSFGEEIDPIFSPKMESKDRILAYKQGSKAISFFGDLHPSYSGSVVKAMASAKNGYPIISQLLNGNEQFHNKPVPSTQLHEHHDVNSNMVSSQCLTLGSSLCSIPFKTTFTFVGHAQSKFLDPSVKHWDDTTHTPTSVAMANKAFFNKIKEQFTAKVIKVQYLTNKVIEIVIKAPLAAKNFKPGQFFRLQNFEMNSKSDITFAMEGMAVTGTEVDKEKGIISTIILETGGSTNLCRYLKEGEQVVLMGPTGCPTEAN
- a CDS encoding SDR family NAD(P)-dependent oxidoreductase translates to MGKLEGRVALITGASGGIGSAVAKRFVKEGANVILVSRAIDHLNPLYEEIGKLKEFREGSVKLIQLDLLDFENVKLLPGMIENLKLSESRALDILVACTGMLGKLTPIGDSAVEEFHNVMDTNFNANWYLLKSLDQILKKSNAGRVIFVTSEVTLSPSSYPYWIPYAASKAALEIMVKIYASETKHAKLCVNALYPNGPVGSSIYEQAFPGKEISELTLPDELTDKFVECASENYSASGEVLPLN
- a CDS encoding ABC transporter ATP-binding protein, with product MHDPIISISNLNLSFNDKTVLNNLSFDILRGESLVILGGSGSGKSVLTKTIIGLLSPDSGSIKINSKNKNNFGVLFQNSALFDYVTVWENISFNYKKRFNISKKEAKQLVIEKLRDVGLEEGIADMFPIELSGGMKKRVALARAIAHNPEILILDEPTSGLDPIMSDIVNDIIIKLSKHTIITITHDIHSAFKIADKIAVLYEGEIIFYGTVQEIQNTKNKYIQQFTTGAFKSK
- a CDS encoding MlaE family ABC transporter permease, whose amino-acid sequence is MSFFDINSVRIIGRYFINFLLRLGSAFVFFIQSIYHCFVPPYYFSNVARQIIEIGFFSLPIVGLTGIFIGAVIVLQSSISGSLLNPEQVVPKIVTITIIKELGPVLISLIMVGKVGSSIAAEVGTMRLTEQIDALTTLNINPFKYLIAPRILASVIVFPILIICADLIGLFGGYVTAVFEFHHNANIYIKYTAQFFNTYDFFTGLVKATAFGAIISITSCYYGYHCREGARGVGIATTSTVVISSILIILINYLITLIYA